One Primulina huaijiensis isolate GDHJ02 chromosome 8, ASM1229523v2, whole genome shotgun sequence genomic region harbors:
- the LOC140982037 gene encoding uncharacterized protein translates to MDCELGEYDIEYKPRAAIKAQALTDFLIEMIQPMEKEVWRVFVNGASNLSGCGVGVVLIAPSEEKIKLALRIDSRVTNNEAKYEAVLAGLQAAQEVGASRVIIYSGSQLITQQIKGMYEANNEKMLKYLGLITARAASLTDWIIEQIPREENAEADTLAKVAASMSDISTREVLCFTQLLLSIDEEIPSIQKSAWMIPIIEYIIHEKLPEDRAQAAKIRKQAPRYGIPRRLISDNGRQFQGKKITSWWQEMKSIQSFTSVAYPQANGQSEVTNRIIVQALKARLYGKDKNWVEELSSILWAYRTTPRSSTQETPYSLVYGSEAVLPVEIGQSSIRIESYPSNNDQSRAIELDLVEEKRDQAAIRVEAYRSRVMKSYNKRVWPRNFQVGDLVMKKIAGR, encoded by the exons ATGGACTGTGAGCTTGGGGAGTATGACATCGAATACAAACCCCGAGCTGCTATAAAAGCTCAAGCATTAACAGATTTCTTAATTGAAATGATTCAACCGATGGAAAAAGAGGTATGGAGAGTGTTTGTTAATGGTGCCTCAAATTTATCAGGATGTGGAGTCGGGGTGGTCCTAATTGCCCCATCAGAAGAGAAAATCAAGCTGGCTTTAAGGATTGATTCCAGGGTCACCAATAACGAAGCAAAGTATGAGGCTGTCTTGGCAGGGTTGCAGGCTGCTCAGGAAGTAGGTGCTTCTCGGGTCATTATTTATTCTGGCTCCCAGTTGATTACACAGCAGATCAAAGGGATGTACGAGGCCAATAATGAAAAAATGCTCAAATATTTGGGGCTCATCACTGCCCGGGCAGCATCTCTTACCGACTGGATTATCGAGCAAATTCCCCGGGAGGAAAATGCAGAAGCTGATACCTTAGCTAAAGTGGCTGCTTCTATGTCAGATATAAGCACCCGGGAGGTTCTCTGTTTCACCCAGCTGTTGCTCTCCATTGATGAAGAAATACCCTCGATCCAGAAAAGCGCATGGATGATTCCCATCATTGAATATATAATACATGAAAAGCTCCCGGAAGATCGAGCCCAGGCTGCAAAAATCAGAAAGCAAGCGCCCAG ATATGGCATCCCGAGGAGATTAATTTCAGATAATGGAAGGCAATTCCAGGGAAAGAAGATCACCTCCTGGTGGCAAGAAATGAAGAGTATTCAATCTTTCACCTCAGTAGCTTACCCTCAGGCTAATGGCCAGAGTGAAGTAACTAATAGGATCATTGTGCAAGCACTGAAAGCCCGACTCTATGGGAAGGATAAAAACTGGGTGGAAGAATTATCGAGTATCTTATGGGCATACCGGACTACACCCCGATCATCTACTCAAGAAACACCCTACAGCCTTGTTTATGGTTCAGAAGCAGTCTTACCCGTGGAAATCGGGCAATCTTCCATTCGGATAGAATCTTATCCGAGCAACAATGATCAATCCCGGGCCATTGAACTTGACTTAGTGGAAGAAAAAAGAGATCAGGCAGCCATTCGAGTGGAAGCTTATCGCAGCCGGGTGATGAAATCTTACAACAAGCGTGTTTGGCCACGAAATTTTCAAGTTGGGGACCTGGTTATGAAAAAGATAGCCGGTAGGTGA